The genomic DNA TTTTTTAATCTGGGCGAGCTCGAATCTGACAGGGCCTGCCTCGAATTTTGTGATTTGGGGCAGCAGGCTACGAATCTCGGCCCTGAGGGCGAATGCTCCGATAACTAGGGCAAGTGGCCACGCGAGAAACTCGATGAGCTTTGTGATAAATGTGAGGCAGTCCATCGGTGTAGCTTGCCACACTTTGTTGCAAATTTGTTGAACAGCAGCCCACACTGGGCTGCGCCCGCGCAAGGGCAACTGGGGCAGGTCGGTGGTGTAGGAGGCTCGAAACATCGTCACGCGCCGAGACAGCGAAGTGGAGGCGTTGAAAGCGTAGGTCGACGTTGACAGGGCCCGTGATTGCCGAGTATGCCAACACGCTCTGTGAATGGCTTTGTGTATTCATCAGTCGACGGCATCAATGCGTGGTGAAAGCTCGGAGGAGAATCACGTACGAGATCAAAGCTGCGGAGAGATAATGGGGTATCTGACCCACTTGGTCGTTAGCCGCTTGCCATAAGACTTGGCCCAGGCGGGCGTGGGCCACCCCTAATTGCGAGCCCACAATGGCAGACGATCTCTTGCCTGCAATCCCACCTAATTTTTCTCCTGGCAATAGACAGCTCATCACCGACTACTACGTCCCAAAAAACGTTGTGGACGAGGCTGTTGCGTTCAAGTTCAAGGTCTTCAACCGCCTCAACGCGCGCAAGATCACGTTCAAAAACGTGTCGTTTGAGCATAGCGTGTTCGACGGGTGTTATTTGCGCAGTTGCGTCTTTGACTCTTGCAACTTCACGGGGTGCCGATTCATTGGTTCTAACCTCCATCAGTCGAGCTTCCCCGGATCCAGATTCGACTACGCGACCTTCGAGCGCTGCCAAATCGACTCAGACATCCTGATGGCTTGGACCCCTGCAGAAGAGAACCTCAAGATGCGCTTCGCGCGTTCCTTGCGGATGAACTTCCAGCAGATTGGCGATGCTAGGGCAGTGAATGAGGCGATCACGCTTGAGCTCCATGCCACGGCACGTCATCTGCTCGAATCATGGCGATCCGAGGACGAGTTCCACCGCAAGAAGTACCCCGGCCTTCGGCGCGTCCGCCAGTTCCTGGCCTGGGTCGAGTTCTGGGTGCTTCATTTCGTTTGGGGAAATGGTGAGAGCGTTCCTGCGCTGTTGCGGACGATCGCCATCGCGATGGTGCTCATCGCGGTCTACGACGCCAATGCATTAAAGGGCTCGGCGACCATCCTAGACTACTGGGAAAGCCTGAAGGACGCCCCTGCAATTTTCTTGGGTACCCTTTCCCGCCCCTTCCACACGACTACAGCAGCGTCGATGATCGTCGCCGCGAGGCTAGTCGCCTTGTCGCTGCTTACTGCGCTCTTGGTGAAGCGCTTCGGTCGTCGATGACCACGCATTTTTACGCCTTTGGCTCGATTTGCCGTGGTGAGGTCGATAGGTCATCCGACGTTGACCTGCTTGCCTGCATCACTGGACCCAATCCTGACCTCGACACTGACAAGTTTTCGGTCTATCAGCACGAGCGACTGCGCAGTTTGTGGACGGAAGGGAACCCTTTTGCATGGCACCTTCATCTCGAGTCTAGGCTCCTGTTTTCGTCTGACGGTGTCGACTTCATCGCGTCGCTGGGCGCTCCCGCAGCTTACAAGGCAGGTGCGGAGGACTGCGACAAGTTCGCTCGGCTCTTTCGCGAATCGCTCGATCAGCTGTCCCAGACCCGCGTGAACGCCACGTTCAATCTGTCTTGCATGTTTCTGGGTACGAGGAACTTTGCCACCTGCTATTCGCTCTGGCGTGGCCGTCCCGTCTTCTCCAGAAAGTCGCCCATGTTGATTGATGACCCTCTACGCGTGGACGAAGAAGCCTTTGGTGTGCTCACGCGCGCAAGAGTGTTGTCGACGCGCGGGATTGGCGATGCGTTGTCGGACGAAGAAGTTATGCTTGCCCTCAGAGCTGTTCCTGTCATACAAGCCTGGATGTCTCAGCTGCTCGCCGAGGTACATAGATGACTGAGTTCAACAATCGGATTGCTGCACAGCGAGAAATTCTTCTCGCTGTGAATAGCGCGCACTGGCGCGAGGAGCTCTACGGTATGTCCAGCGGAGCGCTCGACCGCTGGGTGCGAGCTAACAGCCTCGACAGAAGCTCAAGATTGGTCAATCTGCTCTTGGAAGCCGCGGGGAAGCTATTCTTTCTCGCCAATAAGAGCCAAGAGCAAGTAACTGCCGAGTATCGGCTCCGCTCCTCCGAAGTGTCCGGACTTACCGAAGAAATCCGACTCGAGCTTCGGCGGAAAACTTGAGACTTCTCGGCACAGAGACCGTCTTTCCACGGCACTTCGGGGGAAATCCGGAGCGAAGGAGCAGGGATTCATCTAGAAGCCCGCGCCCGCTGCTTTCAAGAGAGATTGCCGATCAGACTCCCGTTTTGAACGTGAATGTCTTCGTGAAGCTGCCGGTCGCGTTCGACGTGATCGCCGGATTCGTTCCCGTGCTGATCGGGTTGCCGTTGTTGAAGTCTTTCATCGTGGTGTTCGTCCCCTCGATCGTCACGGTGTATTCCGTGCTCGGCTCGAGCGGCTGATCCGGCAGGATGATGGCGCGGCTCGGGTCGACCAGGAAGTTGGGATCATTCGCGCGCACCATCGGCGCCCGCAGGATGACCGGTGAGCCATCCGACTTCTTCACCATCGTGGCCGAGCTGATGGTCAGTAACTGGCCGACGCGCACGGCCACAACGATCGGTTGGCCCACGGGAGCGGTCGACAGATCGCGGCCTGGAACTGGGTTCGGCTGCTCGTTCTTGAGCTGGTAGGCCGTACCGGTGGTGCCATCGCACGGATAGGTCTGCACCGCGGCACCATCAGGCTTCTGAGAAAACTGCCCCTGTGCGATAGCCAGATTGAACTGGGAGATCGCGCGAGGGCCAAAGTTTGCGGTGGCGGTTCCGACCTGGTCGGAGCTCATG from Variovorax sp. V93 includes the following:
- a CDS encoding pentapeptide repeat-containing protein, whose translation is MADDLLPAIPPNFSPGNRQLITDYYVPKNVVDEAVAFKFKVFNRLNARKITFKNVSFEHSVFDGCYLRSCVFDSCNFTGCRFIGSNLHQSSFPGSRFDYATFERCQIDSDILMAWTPAEENLKMRFARSLRMNFQQIGDARAVNEAITLELHATARHLLESWRSEDEFHRKKYPGLRRVRQFLAWVEFWVLHFVWGNGESVPALLRTIAIAMVLIAVYDANALKGSATILDYWESLKDAPAIFLGTLSRPFHTTTAASMIVAARLVALSLLTALLVKRFGRR